In the bacterium genome, GATCATGTGCGCCTCGGGGAAACGCGCGGCCAGCTCGCGGTCCACCTGGAGCATGGCCACCTTGATCAGGTCGGCGGCCGAGCCCTGGATCGGGGTGTTGAGCGCCATGCGCTCGGCGTTCTCGCGCACCACGCGGTTGACGCTGGTGATCTCGGGCAGGTTGCGCCGCCGCCCCAGGATCGTTTCGAC is a window encoding:
- a CDS encoding DNA polymerase, with protein sequence VETILGRRRNLPEITSVNRVVRENAERMALNTPIQGSAADLIKVAMLQVDRELAARFPEAHMILQVHDELVFDVPEAQAEEVGKTVRRLMENAVKLDVPVRVDLAVGRNWLEAK